A region of the Mesoterricola sediminis genome:
CCCTGAGCCTGGCGCGGCCGGACTGGGCCTGGCTCCCCTCCGACGCCCTGCCGGAGGTGATCCTCGCGGCGGGGGCGGTCCCCATCGTCCCCTATGCCCGTCCCGGCACCGCCGCCATGGGCGAGGTCCTCGCGCCCTTCCTGCCGGAGCGCCGCCTCCTCATGCTTTCCCGCCACGGCGCCCTCGCCTGGGGGGAGGACCTGGAGGAGGCCTACCGGGGCGTGGAGCGCCTGGAGCACGTGTGCCAGATCCTCAAGGCGGCCCTGGAACTGGGCGGCGCCGCGGCCCTCCCGCCGGAGGAGGTGGAAGCCCTCCGGGAGGCCCGCGCCCGGAACGGAAGGAGGCTGCTGTGAACCCCATGACGTCCCTCGCCCTGCG
Encoded here:
- a CDS encoding class II aldolase/adducin family protein, yielding MAPREDDLRAEVCDVCRRLHGRNLLAAADGNVSVRLEDGTIAITPSGVAKNRMAPGDLALLDPDGTVLAGRPSTERLMHLAVYRACPEARAVVHAHPPTAIALSLARPDWAWLPSDALPEVILAAGAVPIVPYARPGTAAMGEVLAPFLPERRLLMLSRHGALAWGEDLEEAYRGVERLEHVCQILKAALELGGAAALPPEEVEALREARARNGRRLL